The genome window CCATACCTTGCTCATGCTTTTTCCTCTTGGGCAGTAACTACCTGAATGAAAATCTCATCCAGCGTAGGCATGGCAATTTCGAATTTCTCCAGAGCCACGCCTGTTTCTACCAGATACTTCAAAATTTCCTGGGGGCTCGAGTTACGCTCTAAATGTAACAGATAACCAGAGTTGACAGGTTCCACCTGTACCACGCCAGGCAGAGACGCGGGCAGGTCGTTAAGCGGATGAATGATAACCTCATGGGATGCGTAATTACGGCGAATTTCGTTGATTTTGCCGTATAACATCACCTTGCCATGATTGATCAGCACCAGACGGTCGCACAGTTCCTCAACCTGGTGCATCTGATGGGTACACATGACGATGGTTTTGCCCTTCTCGCGTTCCTGACGCAGCAGGTCTTTCACCATCTGAGTGTTGACCGGGTCCAGCCCGCTGAAAGGTTCGTCCACAATAATCAGGTCAGGTTCATGTGCCAGGGTGGCAATCAACTGAGCTTTCTGTTGCATGCCTTTGCTCAGTTCTTTCACTTTTTTCTTGCGGTGATCATACAGGTCAAACTGCTTCATTAATTCACTGACCCGATTGGCGGCGTAGGAAGGTTTCAATCCTTTTAATCGCACCAGATAATTCAGGCACATTTCCAGGGAAATGTCCTGATACAACCCCCGTTCTTCCGGTAAATAGCCAATGCGGTTTTTCTTGTCCTCAGTCATTGTTCCGCCCAGCACTTCCACCGAGCCGCTGTCGGGTTTGAAGATATCCAGAATGATGCGGATGGTCGTGGTTTTGCCGGCGCCGTTAGGACCCAGCAGACCGAAAATTTCTCCGGCTTCTACGTTAAACGTGACTTGATTGACCGCAGTTTGGTTGCCAAACCGCTTGACAATTTCATGAGCCTGAATGGTTGCCATGGTGAGATAACCTTCTTTCAAATGAATGCCTTAAGGTCAATAACCAGGAATGAAAGGGAAAATGGCTTTATCCAGATGAATTATAACAACAGGACAGGAAGGAAAGAAGGTAAGGGGTAGGTTTTTTTGACAAAATCTAAACAGGTTTAAAAATTGAATTCCCCTGTGAGAGAATGCTGCCACTCATTCCCGCATAGGAGAACTCAAGAGGAGAATGCACTCTTAAGATACCGGATGAAGGTTAAGGGTGTCTGAAAAAAGATTAAAAATAAGATAAGAACTCTCTGGATTTTAATGTTTTTCACGGGTGGTTTGAATGAGAACGACCCGATCCAGATGCGCCAGGTCTTGTAAAATTTGAATTTCGGCGGCGGGGAAAATGCCGCGGGCAATCTCAGAAACAGTTTGCCCCTGATCCCATTGGATTTCCAGCAAGATACACCCACCGGGGACAAGCCAGCGTGGAGCATCCTGTAAGAGGGCTTTAATTTTTTCCCATCCCGATTCTCCACCATCCAGTGCCGCAATCGGCTCAAAGCGGGCAGGCGGGGTTTCGTCAAGGGCTGAGGTGGGGATGTAGGGCAGGTTTGCGCAAACCAGATCAAACATTCCCGCGCATGCCGAGAGCAAATCGCACTGAATCAATTGCACCCGGTCAGACACCCCATGCCTGTTGACATTTCTTTGTGCCACTTTCAGGGCTTCGTGGGAGAAATCGGTTGCCAGCACCCGTACATTCGGCATATGGTAAGCAATGGAAACAGCAATACATCCTGAACCCGTGCCCACATCCGCTACTCGATTGCGCTCAGGAAAGCGTTTCAGCCATTGAAGAGCGGCTTCTACCAGAGTTTCGGTTTCGGGGCGGGGAATCAGCACTGCCGGGGAAACCTCAAATTCCAGCCCGAAAAATTCCTGTTTGCCGGTTAAGTAAGGAAGAGGAACACCTTCCAGCAGACGGCCAAGCAAAGTGTTCAGATGGCTTGCTTGCTCATCGGAAAGGAGTGTCTCAGGATGGGCAGCAATCCAGGCGCGCGGGCGCTTTAAAACATGTGCCGCCAGCACCTGTACTTCGATGCCGGCGGTATCGGATTGTTGTGCGAAAGTCTCCCGGGCCTGCTGGAGCCATGCTCCCAGCGTTGGGCTATTCTTCATCCTCGTCAGCACCAGTTGCCAGACGTTCCGTCTCGCTGCGCAGGGCAAGTTCGTCAATGAACAGGTCAATCTCGCCGTCCAGCACGGCGGGCAGGTTATAAGAGGAAATGCCGATGCGATGATCGGTGACACGCGATTGCGGGAAGTTGTAGGTGCGGATCTTCTCGGCGCGCTCACCTGTGCCTACCTGAGAACGGCGGGTAGCGTCCAGTTCCTGCTGGCGTTTTTGCTCTTCAATTTCGTAAAGTTTGGCGCGCAAAATGCTCATCGCGCGCAGTTTGTTTTGCAGTTGCGAGCGCTCGTCCTGACAGGCAACCACAATGCCGGTGGGCAGGTGGGTGATGCGCACCGCAGTGGAGTTCTTCTGGACGTTCTGCCCCCCTGCGCCTGCCGAGCGGTACACTTCGATTTCAAGATCCGAGTCGGGAATGTTGATATCTACCTCATCCACTTCTGCCAGCACGGCAACCGTCGCTGTGGAGGTGTGGATACGCCCAGAGGACTCGGTGACCGGAATACGCTGTACCCGATGCACTCCCGATTCGTACTTCAGGCGGGAGTATGCCCCTTTGCCCTTCACCATGAAGATGATTTCTTTGTACCCGCCAATCCCGGTTTCGTTTTGCGAGATAATTTCCACGCTCCAGCCGCGTTTTTCAGCGTACCGGCTGTACATGCGGAACAGGTCGCCGGCAAACAATGCTGCTTCCTCGCCGCCGGTACCAGCGCGGATTTCCACAATGACGTTGCGCTCGTCGCGCGGGTCTTTGGGAATCAGCAGGGTTTTCAACTCTTTCTCCAGCACTTCCTGCCGCGGCTCAAGCGTTTCCAGATCGGCTTCGGCAAGTTCGCGCAATTCCTCATCGCCGCTTTCCAGTAAAGTGCGCGCTTCTTCGATTTGTTTCAATACCGTGCGGTATTCCTGCGCTTTTTCCACAATCGGTTCTAAATCGGCGCGTTCTTTGGAAAGTTCGATAACCTTTTGGTAATCACCCGCGTTTTCTTCCAGAAGGCGGTTTAATTCTTCAAATCGGCTTTCAATTGCAATCAGTTTTTCCAGCATAACCGTTCGTAATTATCCTTTAGAGGGTTGTTTACCCAAGGGGAATATTATACCAGACCGCAGAGCGTCAGGGCTTTAGGGCTCGGAAAAAGAATTGTCTTCAGCAGTTTGATGGAGCCAGGTTTCCAATACCTGCAACGCTTTGGAGAGCAGGCTGTCGGTTTGGGGGGAAAGCGTGCGATCAAAGCCAAAGGCATACCCTCGCAGGGAGAGGAGGACGGCACGGGGCTGTTGCCCATACAATGCATAAACCAGCGAAAGACAGGCGGCGGGAGTCAGGTGATGAGTGAGAGGCGAAGATTGGAATACCGGTTGAACCTCTTCCAGATGAATTTCTTCCGGAACACTGCCGGTGTGCGCATCTACAAACACGATGCGGGAGAAATCTGCCATCCACTCTGCCATTTCAGGCATCAGTTGAAGATAAAAGTGCATGTCCAGCGCAGGTGTACTCAATACCGGATTCTCTTCAGGATATTCCGGCAGGGTGTAGCCCAGATGCTCTGCCAGTGCGCGTAGGAAATGCCAGGCAACGCCGTCATCCTGACGGTCGATATTTCCATATCCAATCACCAGTGTTTTCACGGAAGGGAATTATACCCGATGGGTTGGATGAAAAAGCATCCTTCCCTGCATGGATTTGCAGGGAAGGATGTCATGGACGTGAGATATCGCTAATCGCGGCGGAGGGTTTGCACCACATTGCCCTCTGCATCTACCACATCCAGCACGATGGGCATTTGCCCGATGGCGTGGGTGGAGCAGGACAGACATGGATCGTAGGCGCGGATAGCCGCCTCGACGCGGTTGAGCATTCCTTCAGTAACCGGACCGGTGATGTAGGTCTTGGCGACCTGATCCACGGCTTCGCTCATTGCCCAGTTGTTATGTCCGGTGGAGACAATCAGGTTTACCTTCTTGATTTGTCCGTTCTGGTCGGTCCAGTAATGATGCAGTAACGTACCGCGCGGCGCTTCAATCACGCCTACGCCTTCGCCTTTGACTTCCTTGCGGGTGTTGAGAATATCGGTGCTGAGAATATCGGGGTCATCCAGGAGGAAGCGTACCCGTTCGGCGGCAAACAGGCATTCAATCATGCGGGCATAGTGATAGTACAATGTATTTTCTACCGGCTTGCCTGGATTGAGCGCTTTGAAGCGCTTGAATTCTTGATTTGCCAGCGGGGTGTCAATTTTCTCGGCAATATTCAAACGTCCCAGCGGTCCCACGCGGTAAACGCCATTGGGCCAGCCCAATTTCTTATAGTAGGGGAATTTCAAGTAGGACCAGGATTCGACATGCTCGGCAATGTAATCCAGGTAATGCTGGGCACTGAAGCGTTCCAGTTGCACGCCATCCTGTCCAATGAGGCGAATTTCGCCATCGTACAGTTCCAGCCCGTTTTCGGGGGTGATTAAGCCCAGATAGCCAGTGGGGAAGACGGCGAATTTGCGAATGTCTTCCATATTGGCTTCTGCCCAATCGCGGATGATTTGAATCCCCGTCTGAATAGTGGCGATGGATTCATCCAGTCCGGCAAGGATTTCATCCCGTTCGGCTGGTGAAAGGGCTTTGTTTACCCCACCCGGTACCGAGAAGTTCGGGTGCACCCGTTTGCCGCCCAGTATGGCAATGATAGACTGCCCCCATTTGCGCAGTTGGACGGCGCGTACTGCCAGTTCGGTGTTCATCTGTGCCACGCCAATCACGTTGCGGATGGCGGGGTCGGCATCAAAGCCAAGCAGTAAATCGGGACCAGCCAGTTCAAAAAAGTGCATGCCATGGCTCTGCACAATTTGTCCCATGTGCATCAGTTCTCTCAGCAGAGAAGCAGGGCGGGGAGGGGGACAACCCAGCACAATATCTGCGGCTTTGGAGGCTGCCAGGTGATGGCTGACCGGGCAGATGCCGCAAATGCGCGGGGTGATATACGGCATTTCGAACACCATTCTGCCTTCGCAGAATTTTTCGAAACCGCGGAATTCGTTCACATGCATGTAAGCCCGCCGGACTTTTCCTGCTTCGTCCAGGTGAATGGTCACCTTGGCGTGTCCTTCGATGCGGGTTACCGGCTCGATGGTGATTTTTTGTGCTACCATTATTCCCTCCTCACTAATGCCAGTGGAGTTTTTCATCTTTCAATTCAGGAATGCGTCCCTGCGCCAGTTCACTGAGGACGTAGAAGATTACGTCTGGATCAGGCGGGCAGCCGGGAACGAACACATCCACGGGCACCACTTCGTGAACTGCGCGCACTTTTGTCATCTTTGCCAGTTCCGGGTCGTCGGGGATTTTGCCTTCCTCGTCGGTGCTCTCGGTTTCAATGTAAGCGCGTTTCAGAACCTCATCCAGTTTGAAGAAGTTGCGCATGGCGGGTACACCGCCAAAAACCGCACAATCGCCCAGGGCAACCAGGATCTTGCAACGCTTGCGCATCTTATGGGCAACTTCTTCGTTGGCAGTATTGTTGATGCCGCCCTCTAAAATACCTACATCCACGCCGCTTTCATCCGGTTCTTTCAGGTCGGTAATGGGGGTGGCGCGGATATCCACTAATTCGGCAATTTGTAAGATGCGCTCGTCAATGTCCAGTAAAGACATGTGACAGCCTGCGCATCCTGCCATCCAATCGGAAGCAATCTTAGGTTTTGCCATTTTCTCACTCCTTCTGATAAACCATCATTAAGCAGGTTCACCAATCAGCGTAACAGGTGAGGGATGATTCTGGAATGCTTTTTGCCAATCGGTGCTCACCGGCACATCGAGCAGTTTCCCCAGTGCCATGATTGCCTCGGTGCTCGAGCGTACCCATTCGGTAGGGCGTAAAGCAGCGTGCGCTTTCTGGACTCGTCCTTCAAGGTTAATGTAGGTGCCTTCCTGCTCTGCCCACATCTCTACCGGCAAGACCACATCTGCCATTGCCGTCAGACGGGATACATGGCTCGCCGCCACTGCCAGGAATTCTGTGCCTTCCAGTTGCTGAATCAGAGCGTTGGATGGTTCATCATCGCCCAGTGCGACAAATACTGTGGGGCAGCCCTTGGGATTGAAGGAGTTAGAAAGCCCTAATTGCCCGGCGAACAGGCTGTTTGCCGCACCTTTGGCACTCACCAGTTTGGTATTGTCACCCGCCTGCTGAACAACTTCCAGTAAGGCTTTGGCACCATTTTCGTCCAGTCCTTCCCCGTACACGAAGACGGTGGTTCCGGATTTGCGAATCAAATCGGCAACTTTGGCAATCTCGGCTTCAGAAAGGCCGGCTTTGCTTGCCAGTTCACCAAATTTGCCGGAAGTCCCATTGTGTCCTTCCCGAATCGCCGCCGCCAATGCTTGCAAGGCAAAAGCCTCTTTCCCAGCGGCAGGCTTCAGGGCGATACGGGCGTATTCCGCAAAGCGATTCTCGCGGCTATCCATGACTACCAGCGCAGTGGAGGTGTTCAGTCGCCGCTTGATGAAAAAGCCCAGCACCTGATGGTCGCTGTACAAATCCAGCCCAACGGTGACCACACAATCGGCGCAGTGAAGGACGTCTAAGGTGTTTTCATGCACACCGGCTTCAGCAGCAAGCCGGGAAGCCATACCACTGCCATTCATGCTGGTAACCATCTCGGCATGTAAGCCCTCTTTGAAAAGAGATTTGAAGGCGGTCATGGCTTCGGCAGGCAGACGCGGAGAGACCAGCGCCGCGATGCCTTTGCCCTGGTGGGCTTTGAGGGTTTTTGCAATTACCTCGAGAGCCTCATCCCAGGAAGCGGGCTGCAGTTTGCCATCTTTGCGTACCATTGGGGTCTTAACGCGTTCACGTGTATCATCCAGCGGGTCAAAGCGTCCCAGCTTGCAAATCACGCCACCGTTGACCGTAGCATCCCAATCGCCAAGGATACGTACCATGCGATTATCGCGGGTGAGTACTTCCACACCACATCCCACCGAACACTGCACGCAGACGGTTCGAGTGCTTTCAGTCTTTTTCTCCAGACCCTGATAAGCACTGCGGCGGTCAATGATCGCGCCGGTGGGGCAGACCTGCGAGCAGGTACCACAGGAGATGCAGGTGCTTTCGCCGAACGGCACCCCGGTATCGGCAATCAACATGCTGTTGGCGCCGCGTTCTTCGATGCCCAGGGTGTAGTTGCCTACCAGTTCACCGCACGCACGCACGCAACGCCGACAGAGGATGCAACGGTTATGGTCAATGACCAGATTGGGATGAGAAGCATCCACCGGATAGGGTTTCCAGGCAGGCTGGTAATCCCAGTGGGTCATGCCCATGTCCAGCGCAGTGTTCTGAAGTTCGCAGTCGCCTCCAGAAACCTGGCAGTAAGGGCAAAAATGGTTGCGGTCGCTAAAGATAAGGGTTAACACGAACTTGCGCGCGGCAAGTACTTTAGGTGTGTTGGTGCGCACCACCATATTTTGGCTTACCGGCAATGTACAGGAAGGTTGCAGGGTGCGTAGTCCTTCCACTTCTACCACGCATACACGGCAACCGCCAAAGGGCTGTAAGTGGGGGTGATCACAGAGGGTAGGAATTTTGATTCCCGCCTTTTCTGCAGCACGCAGTACCGTAGTGCCTTCAGGAACTTCAACAGTTCTGCCATCTATTGTCAAGGTAACCATAGAAAAGATGTCTCCCGGGGAAATAAGAGTTCTTTTGGTGATTGGTAGAGAAAGCCTTCTTTCCCATTCTAGTTTTGGAGTGAGGGAAGGACAAGTGACATTCATCACGAGTGCGCTTGCAAAGCAACAAGAATCTTTGAAAATGCAGGGGATGAATAATGGTATAATCCTCAATCGAGGAGTGTTTTTAAGATTTTTGGGTAAAGAACAGGAGCGGCAAACCTTTGGCGTTTGATCCATTTCGATGGTTGTTAGGTTTATTCTCCCTGGATATTGGCATTGATCTGGGGACAGCGAACACCTTGGTGCATGTTCGCGGGAAAGGTATTGTGATTAATGAACCCTCATGGGTGACGATAGAAAAGCCTACCCGTCGTCCGCTGGAGGTAGGATTGCGCGCCAAGGAAATGGTGGGGCGTACCCCCGCAAATGTCATTGCTGTGCGTCCTTTGCGGGATGGTGTGGTTTCTGAGTTTGAAATAACCCGCGCCATGTTGGAGTACTTTATCAGCAAAGCGCATCAGCAATCGATTGTGCCTGCGCCCAGTCCTCGTGTTGTCATTGGGATTCCTTCGGGTGCAACCGAAGTGGAGCGCCGTGCAGTGCTGGATGCCGCCTCTGCGGCTGGAGCGCGAGAGGTGTACTTAGTGGAAGAGCCGCGTGCTGCAGCCCTGGGTGCGGGTTTGCCCGTCTCAGAAGTGCGTGGCACGATGATTGTAGATATTGGCGGTGGCACAACGGAAGTCGCCATTATCTCCATGGGAGAGATTGTGGTTTCGCGCTCTCTGCGTGTAGCCGGAGATGAACTGGATCAGGACATTATTCAGTACATTCGTAACAAGTACAACCTGTTTATTGGTGAGCGCATGGCAGAACAGGTCAAGATTCAAATTGGCTCTGCCTACCCTCTGCCGCAGGAAAAGACCATGGTGGTTCGAGGGCGCAATCTCATCAGCGGGTTGCCTGAGTCTCTGGAAGTGTCGTCGGTGGAAATTCGTGAGGCGATTTCTGGTTCATTACAGGTCATTGTAGATACGATTAAGGATGCGCTTGATGAAGCGCCGCCTGAAATCGTGGCAGATCTTATTGAAACCGGAGTGTGTCTGGCTGGCGGTGGAGCGCTCTTACAGGGGTTATCGGAGTGGTTGAGTGAAGAGTTGGGATTACGTGTATGGGTTGCCGAGGATCCGATGACCTGTGTGGCTCGGGGCGCCGGCATTGTGCTGGAAAACTTGGATCGTTATCGCAACTACCTTGCTCCAGTAGAACGGAACGGTTCCCGAGCGTAATTAGGAAGTACGTTGATACCTATTTAGAATGACCGGCTTTTTAGAACGGTTCTGGCGCACAGGCGTCATCTTTTTGATTGTGGCGGGGTTGCTTTTCCTGGCACTCGGGGGATATCTCAATCCTATGGTGCGCCTTGCCTCGACGCCGTGGATTGCCGCTCAGCGCTGGTTGATGACCCGTTATCTGGCGTTTTACGAACTGGTCAGTTCGCCGCAGGAAATGGCGGCGCTTCGCCAGCAGGTGGCTGCCCTGGAGGAAGAAAATGCCCGTTTGCGCAGTCAGGTCATTGAATTGCAGCAGGAATTGAGCAGAGCCCAGACCACCAGTGCTTTGCTGGATTTTGCTCGCTCTCGCCCAGGGGACCGGTTTGTTGGGGCTTCGGTCATTGGGCGTGATCCCAGCCCGTTTCTCCAGTATGTTTTCATCGACAAAGGCTCGGATGATGGCTTGCGCCGTGGTATGCCGGTGGTTACGGCTGAGGGCTTGGTGGGCAGAATTGACGCGGTGATTGCCAACGGTGCCCGCGTGCAGTTAATCACCGATCCCGGTGCTGCGGTCAATGTGAAAATTGCCAGTAGTGAGGTAGAAGCCATTCTGAGCGGTTCGCTCACCGGCGAACTTACTCTGGAAATGCTTCCTCAGGAAGCCACCCTCAAAGTGGGCGATGTGGTCTTGACCTCTGGTTTGGGAGGGAACTACCCGGAGAACATTCTGGTAGGGCAGATTGCCGCCCTGCGTCAGCAGGAAACCACGTTGTTCCAAACCGCTGTGGTTCAACCCGCGGTGGACTTTCGTACACTGCGCACAGTGCTGGTGATTACCAACTTTGCTCCTGTAAATCTTTCACCACTACAGCCTTCTGCACCCTGAGGAAATATGGGCATACTTTTGGGGCTTCCCATTGTCATTCTTCTGACCATTTTTCAGAGTGTCGTGGTCAGCAATATCCCATTACTGCACGGTACTGCCGATTTGGTGCTTCTGGTGTTGGCGGCGCTTGCTCTTCAAGAGCGCATTTCCACGATTTATGAATGGGCAGTGATGGCGGGAATTTTGATGGGACTGGTTTCTGCTGTTCCCTGGTTTATTCCGGTGTTTGGCTATGTGGGAACGGTTGCTCTTGCGCGTTTCCTCAAGCGTCAGGTGTGGCAAACTCCTGTGCTGGCGATGCTCCTCACCACCTTGAGCGGCTCGGTGGTGATGCTGGGGATGCAGATGCTGGCACTTCAAGCCCAGGAAGTGCCCATTTCAATTGTGGAGAGCATCGATCTGGTCATTTTACCGGCAGTGTTTTTGAATGTTTTGCTGGCTCTACCTGTTTATGCTTTGACGATAGATCTTACTCGTTCTGTGTACCCGGAAGAGGTGGAGGTATGAGTTTCCCATCCATTCATCATGAGGGTTTGGAGCGATCACGGCTGGCGGTGGTTTATGCGCTGGCTATTCTGATCGTAGGATTTTATATTTACAAGTTGTTCGAATATCAAATCGTTCAGGGGGCTGATTTTGCCGCCCGTGCCGATGAAAATCGCCGCTCTGAAATCAGCGTTCCCACTCAGCGTGGGCTCATTATGGATCGGAATGGCTTTGTCCTGGCGCGCAACGTTCCGGCGTATCATGTGACCATTACCCCAGCATATCTTCCTGGTGATCCTACCGCAGGCGGCGATCCGGATGCGCTTAATACTGCACTGGATGACCGCGTGCAGGAAGTGTATCGCAAATTATCAGAACTGGTGGGGATTCCTGTCAGTCAGGGCGTCATCAATGAAGAAACCGTGAAAGCCTTCTCGCCCTGTCAAACCGATTTGGGAATTGCCCAGATTGTGTATATCGCCGACACCAATGCCCCTTATCAGCCTATGCGGGTTGCCTGCAACGTACCTGCCGAGACAGCGATGGTCATTCGTGCCCGCTCTGCCGATCTGCCGGGTGTGGGTATCGAGACCGAACCCGTCCGTGATTATCCTACCGGCTCATTAACTGCCACGGTCATTGGGTTTCTTGGACCTGTTCCTGCCGGTCAACAGGCATATTACGAAGAAAAAGGGCTGGTCTCTGGTCGGGATAAGGTAGGGTATGCCGGTATCGAAGCCACCATGCAGGATATCCTGGCAGGGCGCAATGGTAAGCGTGTTGTGGAAGTGGATGGCGCCGGGAAAGAACTGCGCAATCTCGAACCGCCCATTGAACCTGTTCCCGGTAACACCATTCGTTTAACACTGGATACCCGCTTGCAAAGTGTGGCGCAGGAAGCCCTGACCGGGACGATTGACTACTGGAACCGTCGACTGAATAAAATCCGTTCTTCCAGCGGGGTGGTGATTGCCATGAATCCCAAAACGGGAGAAATTCTGGCGCTGGTATCCTATCCTTCTTATGAAAACAACCGCATGGCGCGTTTTATCCCGGA of Anaerolinea thermophila UNI-1 contains these proteins:
- a CDS encoding Ni/Fe hydrogenase subunit alpha — translated: MVAQKITIEPVTRIEGHAKVTIHLDEAGKVRRAYMHVNEFRGFEKFCEGRMVFEMPYITPRICGICPVSHHLAASKAADIVLGCPPPRPASLLRELMHMGQIVQSHGMHFFELAGPDLLLGFDADPAIRNVIGVAQMNTELAVRAVQLRKWGQSIIAILGGKRVHPNFSVPGGVNKALSPAERDEILAGLDESIATIQTGIQIIRDWAEANMEDIRKFAVFPTGYLGLITPENGLELYDGEIRLIGQDGVQLERFSAQHYLDYIAEHVESWSYLKFPYYKKLGWPNGVYRVGPLGRLNIAEKIDTPLANQEFKRFKALNPGKPVENTLYYHYARMIECLFAAERVRFLLDDPDILSTDILNTRKEVKGEGVGVIEAPRGTLLHHYWTDQNGQIKKVNLIVSTGHNNWAMSEAVDQVAKTYITGPVTEGMLNRVEAAIRAYDPCLSCSTHAIGQMPIVLDVVDAEGNVVQTLRRD
- a CDS encoding molybdopterin-dependent oxidoreductase, whose protein sequence is MVTLTIDGRTVEVPEGTTVLRAAEKAGIKIPTLCDHPHLQPFGGCRVCVVEVEGLRTLQPSCTLPVSQNMVVRTNTPKVLAARKFVLTLIFSDRNHFCPYCQVSGGDCELQNTALDMGMTHWDYQPAWKPYPVDASHPNLVIDHNRCILCRRCVRACGELVGNYTLGIEERGANSMLIADTGVPFGESTCISCGTCSQVCPTGAIIDRRSAYQGLEKKTESTRTVCVQCSVGCGVEVLTRDNRMVRILGDWDATVNGGVICKLGRFDPLDDTRERVKTPMVRKDGKLQPASWDEALEVIAKTLKAHQGKGIAALVSPRLPAEAMTAFKSLFKEGLHAEMVTSMNGSGMASRLAAEAGVHENTLDVLHCADCVVTVGLDLYSDHQVLGFFIKRRLNTSTALVVMDSRENRFAEYARIALKPAAGKEAFALQALAAAIREGHNGTSGKFGELASKAGLSEAEIAKVADLIRKSGTTVFVYGEGLDENGAKALLEVVQQAGDNTKLVSAKGAANSLFAGQLGLSNSFNPKGCPTVFVALGDDEPSNALIQQLEGTEFLAVAASHVSRLTAMADVVLPVEMWAEQEGTYINLEGRVQKAHAALRPTEWVRSSTEAIMALGKLLDVPVSTDWQKAFQNHPSPVTLIGEPA
- a CDS encoding rod shape-determining protein encodes the protein MAFDPFRWLLGLFSLDIGIDLGTANTLVHVRGKGIVINEPSWVTIEKPTRRPLEVGLRAKEMVGRTPANVIAVRPLRDGVVSEFEITRAMLEYFISKAHQQSIVPAPSPRVVIGIPSGATEVERRAVLDAASAAGAREVYLVEEPRAAALGAGLPVSEVRGTMIVDIGGGTTEVAIISMGEIVVSRSLRVAGDELDQDIIQYIRNKYNLFIGERMAEQVKIQIGSAYPLPQEKTMVVRGRNLISGLPESLEVSSVEIREAISGSLQVIVDTIKDALDEAPPEIVADLIETGVCLAGGGALLQGLSEWLSEELGLRVWVAEDPMTCVARGAGIVLENLDRYRNYLAPVERNGSRA
- a CDS encoding ABC transporter ATP-binding protein, encoding MATIQAHEIVKRFGNQTAVNQVTFNVEAGEIFGLLGPNGAGKTTTIRIILDIFKPDSGSVEVLGGTMTEDKKNRIGYLPEERGLYQDISLEMCLNYLVRLKGLKPSYAANRVSELMKQFDLYDHRKKKVKELSKGMQQKAQLIATLAHEPDLIIVDEPFSGLDPVNTQMVKDLLRQEREKGKTIVMCTHQMHQVEELCDRLVLINHGKVMLYGKINEIRRNYASHEVIIHPLNDLPASLPGVVQVEPVNSGYLLHLERNSSPQEILKYLVETGVALEKFEIAMPTLDEIFIQVVTAQEEKA
- the prmC gene encoding peptide chain release factor N(5)-glutamine methyltransferase, with product MKNSPTLGAWLQQARETFAQQSDTAGIEVQVLAAHVLKRPRAWIAAHPETLLSDEQASHLNTLLGRLLEGVPLPYLTGKQEFFGLEFEVSPAVLIPRPETETLVEAALQWLKRFPERNRVADVGTGSGCIAVSIAYHMPNVRVLATDFSHEALKVAQRNVNRHGVSDRVQLIQCDLLSACAGMFDLVCANLPYIPTSALDETPPARFEPIAALDGGESGWEKIKALLQDAPRWLVPGGCILLEIQWDQGQTVSEIARGIFPAAEIQILQDLAHLDRVVLIQTTREKH
- the prfA gene encoding peptide chain release factor 1 codes for the protein MLEKLIAIESRFEELNRLLEENAGDYQKVIELSKERADLEPIVEKAQEYRTVLKQIEEARTLLESGDEELRELAEADLETLEPRQEVLEKELKTLLIPKDPRDERNVIVEIRAGTGGEEAALFAGDLFRMYSRYAEKRGWSVEIISQNETGIGGYKEIIFMVKGKGAYSRLKYESGVHRVQRIPVTESSGRIHTSTATVAVLAEVDEVDINIPDSDLEIEVYRSAGAGGQNVQKNSTAVRITHLPTGIVVACQDERSQLQNKLRAMSILRAKLYEIEEQKRQQELDATRRSQVGTGERAEKIRTYNFPQSRVTDHRIGISSYNLPAVLDGEIDLFIDELALRSETERLATGADEDEE
- a CDS encoding hydrogenase; protein product: MAKPKIASDWMAGCAGCHMSLLDIDERILQIAELVDIRATPITDLKEPDESGVDVGILEGGINNTANEEVAHKMRKRCKILVALGDCAVFGGVPAMRNFFKLDEVLKRAYIETESTDEEGKIPDDPELAKMTKVRAVHEVVPVDVFVPGCPPDPDVIFYVLSELAQGRIPELKDEKLHWH
- the mreC gene encoding rod shape-determining protein MreC, which codes for MTGFLERFWRTGVIFLIVAGLLFLALGGYLNPMVRLASTPWIAAQRWLMTRYLAFYELVSSPQEMAALRQQVAALEEENARLRSQVIELQQELSRAQTTSALLDFARSRPGDRFVGASVIGRDPSPFLQYVFIDKGSDDGLRRGMPVVTAEGLVGRIDAVIANGARVQLITDPGAAVNVKIASSEVEAILSGSLTGELTLEMLPQEATLKVGDVVLTSGLGGNYPENILVGQIAALRQQETTLFQTAVVQPAVDFRTLRTVLVITNFAPVNLSPLQPSAP
- a CDS encoding hoxW protein — encoded protein: MKTLVIGYGNIDRQDDGVAWHFLRALAEHLGYTLPEYPEENPVLSTPALDMHFYLQLMPEMAEWMADFSRIVFVDAHTGSVPEEIHLEEVQPVFQSSPLTHHLTPAACLSLVYALYGQQPRAVLLSLRGYAFGFDRTLSPQTDSLLSKALQVLETWLHQTAEDNSFSEP